The Malus domestica chromosome 10, GDT2T_hap1 nucleotide sequence GCGAGAACTTTCCTAGTCCTTTCAGAAAGGGAGCAAGTAAAGGATGGGGCTCAGGTGTACTCGTAGATGAACCAACATTTGCTTCAGATCTGAGTGGATAAAAACAGGAAATTGATCAATTCATTTGAAATCCTAAATATGGAGGAAGTAAAAATGTCATCAACTACCCAAAACCAAATTATAAATGCATGCCACTTTCATATTTATGACAGACTCAAAAACTGAATACATCTCCATTTTCAAATATCACTCTCAAAGCAACCATTACTGCTTGTGAATATCTAGTTCGTCAAAGTAAAGCACATGTATTCAGCGTATTCATAAAGAAGCTTGTTCATGCCATCTGTAAATTAACATAGAAGAACATTCGTGTTTACCAGAAGGTAGAAAAATTATGATACACGAATACGATCAACAATAACTAGATTACTTTAACAATAAATAGCTTCAAAATAACAGAATTATTAATGACAAGCAGAGGAGATGGATCTTATGAAGGACAGAATCAGATACCAAGCTCCCTTATGGGCTTGGCTAAGCACTTAAGGCATATACATTTCAAAATCATCCTCATTGGCTGGGACTTTTGCATTGAATGCAACTTATTTCTTGTCAAGGAAATGTTGTCGGTTATGCTAAGATATGTATATGAGTACATAGGTTCCATACATTATGAGCAATCTGCTCTTTCTTGCTCTAGTTTGTTTTTTAAGCTAAATTAATCTCATATGATATTTCATATTGAAAGTATTAGAAAATCACGATGCATAACAAACCTGGCAGCTGATTGCATTGTATGTTTCAATATACGAAAATATATTTCAAACACAGCAGAAAGTGTCTCTGTCTGCATTCCTCTCCGCTCCATAACATCTGGGGCAAAAGCAACAGCCTTGTAATCGGCAACAACCTATGTATACATTACAAATGTCAACATGTTGAGGAGCAAAAACACTGAAACAAGCACAAAATCAAGAAGTCaatgaaacaaataaaacacctCCTCTCTTGTCTTCGCCAATAATTCTTGCCTACTCcgtttcttttcattttccttCTGTTGACGAGCCTCCTCATAATGCttctttttcttacttttcttGCTTTGGGGTTTAAATTTCTCATCTCTTGCAGCCCTCCCAAGGTCCTCATCAAATGACAGAGACAAGAAAACCTGCACAAATGTTCAAAACAATAAGCATAGAAATTGACAACATGGATCATGTAAAGAAAAATTACCCATGAAAGGCCCTCTACATTTGCTAACGTAAAAAAGTAAAGCTccgtttaaacaaaaaaaataaatctgCCATCTAGTTGTCTGAACATGGAGTCCAAGGGTAGATGACAGCCATAGCAATGGAACTAACACCCATATCTTAAATCCGTACAATTACAAATTCATAAACATCTTTATGGCTAAGTTCAAGGTTATTGTTATGAAACTACAGCATTGATCATATTTCTCTTTAGGAAAGGCAAAACAATCCAGAATTGAGTCAATCAGCCAAAAAAATTGGCATAAACAGAAACATAATTAACAATTAGAAAAGTTATCACATGCCTCCAATGAATCAGGGTGCATTTGGCAATTCTGAGCTTTCACATGATTTGCAATTAATCGAACAGCCTCCACAGTAGCTTCGCCATTATGTTTTCCCTCATTTGTAAAAAGTGATTTTACGGTTGAACAACATAGTTTCCTGTTATCAAGTAGTTCACAATTAGATGGATGAAAGAGTGAAAAAGAAATTTGGGTATGACTGTTGACACACTTATCATGTGAGTAAATAAGCGACATGCATTAACCCAGACATGAGCAACATGTGTCGACTGGAATCAGCGACGAGGTATTCTCTCAACTTCATTATGAAAActacaacacatccatacatctGAATCTTTTCTATGTCTACATATGtatatttttgcattcaaatgtATCTGTCATTAATATAATTATGAAATAAGAATCATGTctttatatatattgacaaaactCATTAATAccctttaaaattttaaactctTATTACTAAGTGAATGAAGGTGTTTCAACACCCATGGTTTTTTCACAAGTCCTTAACCACAAGCTTACAAACCTTTATGGTTTTttcaaataaaagtaaaatttaaaatttaaaacaaagaaCTCGTTTCCACTCAAAACCTTTTCTTAATCCTAAAGTATAATAAATGCTTCTGATGCTCAATTCTAGAGCTCATAAGTGGATTCCAACTTTAAGACACTCATTTTCCAAATTCTTGTGTCATCCATCAAAGGCACCTTGTAAGTTTAATTACACAAAGGACAAATTAGGGATTAAAGAGTAAAGATCGAGCAAAACCTTACAACATCATCTGGGGAGCCTATGTTTCTGATTACAACACCTAACAAGCTCTCCCGGAAATTGAAGTGGGGTGCTGCCTCAAGCAATGTACAGATACAGCGAAATGCAACATGTTGAAAAGAGGGCTGTTTTTCTAATGCTGCCAACTTCTGCAGGTATGCCTGAGAATGTGCATTaaaggagaagaaaaataaCATGATTCATAAGTATAACTTGTTTAGTTGCTACCATACACTATCACAGAATATTGAACCAGTACACTTAAGCGTACAATCAGGTTTCACTAGCTTAAACAAAGGGGTAGCATATCCACTAGAAAAAACAGAATTAAGAAACAGAAATCATAACAACACTCAAATGCTAATTTGCCATCAAGACTCCATAGAAAATATTGCCAACCTTGTACACAGATAGCAGTGTTGATTCATAAAGCCGCATTTTCTTAACATCCTTTGAAACCTTCATTTCCAGCTCCTTCTCAGTAGGAAGCCTAATCCGGTATCTGCAATACatgcaaaaattaaaaaatcaagtTCAAATCCAAAATTGGAATGCAGATAGAAAAGATGTTGATCATGAATAAGCACAATAGTTTGCAACCCGAGTTTCATGCTTCAACACAAACACGGAGTGTCCAAAAATAACACCCAGACATATAGTACAAGtatgtatttttaattttaaatattagtacatatttatgtatattCAATAAAACAATATTCTTCCaatgaagaaaaatatgaaaagaaaagaaaacaataaaaaccaACATAGTAAACAAAAACATCAACCCTATATAAGTTTCTCAAGAGAAATCAATAAAATAACAGTTGCTTTTCTCTGAAGGCATTTTTCCCCCAAGGACAAGGGAGTGTTAGAAATTGATCGGCAACAACTTCTATGCAAAGCAACATTTCATCATTGAACAGAACAGTGGTCCTACCCAGGAATAATGTCTTTAAACACAGCCAACAAAGATAGGAGTCCAAGTTTGACTATTGCATGATTATTATCTTTACACATTTGTAACACCTCCTTCAAAGATTTTATATTAGACTCTGGATCAGAAAGCAGCGCCATCCCCAGCTCTGCAagtttattcttcttactttcAAATGCTTCTTCAGCTGTAAGATCTTGTTTAACCTCAGCCTGAACGAAGAAGAAAGGTTACTTTACGTGAAACACATAAAAGAAGCTGAAGAGAATTAAGTTATATCCTCCATACCACATTATCAGATGAACcttatattcaaaataaacagaTATAATTAATACACAAATAACTTCATTCACTATTACCAACTCTAGTCCTTCGAGGCTGACAATACACAACTCGTAACTTCTTTCTTTCATGCCTTATTATTTATTCATTGAATGAAACTTCAAATTTGAATACATATTTGATGAGCATGTAGAAATCTATATAGAAATTGGTAAATGGACAACCCCGGTAGATGTACATCATTACTTTGTCACACGTGATTATCTTGATTAATGTCACATATTGTAACATAAACTTACAGAGCATCACCATTTCTTGAGATATATTGGATTATCTCCccttttcttttgaaatataAGTTCTACTATTTCAGGTTATTCATTGAACAAAGTATTATCAAGACAGTAGATGCTATACGTATATCCTTAAAAACATCAGGAACATAATAGAAGAATAGCTAGTCCAATCAGATGATACCAGCACTGCTTCTTGCAGAGTTTGTTCGACTTCAGGTTCAGCATTCTTCCCTTGTTTTTTCGCCTCTTTCTTACTTTTCTTGAGCTTTGCCCTCCTTTCAGCCTTCGTCAATTTAACTATGCCTTTATCTGCGGTGCCACTGGTTTCCTCTTCATTGGGATCATTCTCGGATAATTTTGGTGTCTTTGCTGCTGCACCACAAATTTAAACAAATCACACtcaggggtggtttgggagtgaggtgcttaaaaaaaaaacacccatgaaaaaaagttgtgagggttttaggtgtttggtaaacaaaaaaaaaaaagggcttattttggaagctgttgtgagaataagctgaaatcaaaggaaaaagctgaagctgctatttgcagttttggaaaattggctttttttcaaagcacacggagctacagtgctcctttgatgaaaagacccactatcagactgcttttttttccaaaagcacttttacaaaaaagtttaccaaagactctactgatttatttcacagccgcttattctcacagtagctttttttcaaagaacaGCAATACCAATCCAGCTCAGTGTACATCCAAACACCATTCAAAGACAACTGCCCCACTTCACATTTTTCCAaactagaaaaaagaaaatactaataACAAACCTGTTCGATAGTAGAGTTGTCCATCTAAGGTTTTAACAGGAAGGGCATCTACACGATCAACTTGAAGCTCAGTATcctcctctttttctttctgcaaGGATTTCCTTTTTAAGCGCTTTTCATAAAAAGCTTCCAAAGCATCCTCCTTCACATCGGCAACCCGGGTAACATGCCTTTGTACAAACACAAAGGTCAATCAGATGTTATAACGAACACAAAACTAGAAATCAAGAGAGAAGAATCAACAGAATGTAACCACTAAACGCCTTCACTGACAAGTATGAAAAGATTGACATAACTTGCAAGTTGCAACTGAAAAACAAAGTCCTTTCTCAATCATTCCAGTTTTAAGTTAAAACCCATTTTTGAATTGAAATATGCTACAATTGTAAAGCTCCACTTCGCAGAACCAATAGAAGAAACCCAATTCAACTGATTATTTACTAATTCAAAACTTAGTAACAGAACCAACATTATCACTCAGATAGCCAAATTTACAACGAAAAGAACACCTATGTTGCTACGAACAAAAATGAAACTAAAATTTTCAAAGTATAGACCCAGTCAATGAAATTCCATATAATATACCATCATAAAtgtatatataaagaaaagtaATCAAAGGAAATTAACCAGTTAATAAGATAAAAGGAACGAACTTGGTAATGGATTGGGTGTCCAAGGTGGAGAGGAAGCCAGCGTATTCTTTGTTCTTGTCGACGAAGTCCTTGTCCTCGTCGGAGATTTCAATTTCGTCCTCTGAGACCTCCGGTGGGAGATCAGGAGGTAGAATAATTTTCTGCTTTTGCCTCCTTTTCGCCCCCATTCTGTACCTAAAACCCTAACTGCCTGCTTCCTGGTCGATGATTTtggggattagggttttgtgtttaTCAGTAGGGTTTTAGACAGTCTCAGAGATAGAGAAGGTGAAGATGAAATCTCAGCTGGTTACACTGTGGGCCCAATTTTGGTACTTGTCTGCCCATTTCTTATTAGCTTGAGCCCACTAAAAAGGGTCCATTGGAATTTTAGTACATTTGAAGATATGGGCTTTTAGGTTGTAGAGTATGTGATATGGCCAAATTTTTGGTGGTCATGTGTAGGGTGGGTGCGAGTCGAGCTAGGTTCATTTTTGGTATGGTGGATTCAGACTCAACTTGTTTTTTGTAATCGAGTCCCAGTTGGTCCGACTTTATGTATTTTTATAAATGGAACCGGTTCATTGGATTTGTTTGATACGGTCTTGTTGCCGTAGTCGAACAGATCTGTTTTCAATCATATGTGGAAAGAGAACCTCTCCCGATCTTTTCAACCAAGGGCACCGGATGAAGTGATCCGGGTCTTTCAAATTTTATTGAACGGCAAAAAATTATTACAGTTTTTAAGAGGTCAAAATAGgtgggccgttggatgaaatttgaaagAGATCATGAGATCTCTTTCCATCATAtgtaagtataaaaaaaaaacaacaacaacaatataaaAATGAGACTAGAGAAATTAGCAATATAATGGATCAGTGATCATGATATTTGATAGCAAAGTAGGAATCTAAATATTTAATGATAGTGATACTAACACTactaaatacaaatattttgaaaggaaagggaaaattgaaatttgatggtATCAGTAGCAGGCTACAGATCATGGTATTCCCAAAACCCCCAGTGGAAGCATTGTTATGGGAAAACTTAGTTTTAGTCTTTTGCTAATCTGAACAGTTTGCTTAGTGCTTATCCTTAAAAGATCTGGGCCCGGTTACCTGCATATAAGAAATATGGACTCGGTTTACACAAGATGGGGCTAACTCGAATCATATTGAAAATTAATGCTGAGATATAAAGAGATGATAAAAATTAATGTTGAGTAGAATTTTTGGTGATAATGACCATTTAATCTAGTTAACTTTGTATGGACTCGGTTTTACACAAGATGGGGCTAACTCAAACCGTATTGACAATTAATGCTGAGATGTAAAGAGATGATAAAAATTAATGCTGAGTAGAATTTTTCGTGATAATGACCGTTTAATCGAGTTAACTTTGTATTCATTTAATTTAGAAGAGATTTTGAGCTCAAGTAAAATGAACGAGGTTTgctgcatttaaaaaaaaaaagtaataaggGTTGCTAAATTTCCTTATGACTAAAcataatgagatttttttttaaaagggtttttattacaaatggttcttgagattgatcaaactcattattttggtccctcactttcaaaatcaatcaacaTCGTCCCTGACATTCACTACCCCACATTaatttggtcattctgttaagATTCCGTCAACTATTTTGTTAGTTCGTATGTAGAACCCACGAATCAAATAAATGGTGACGTGTGGATTACACAAAATAAGGGTTTTTATCGCAAATTgtccctgacattgatcaaactcctcattttggtacCTGAGTTTCAAAAATCGATAAATTTGGTTCCTGACTTTCACTACCACACATCAATTTAGTTATTCCGTTAAAATTTCattaatatttttcatttgtgtGCGGATGTGGTCCCACTAATCCAATCATATGGCTCCACGTGGATAACTAtaagaaactttttttttttaagagtgaaCCAACAGACGGGTATTCCGCGTTGACATTTTCTCGCATCCCACACCcccaattggaaaaaaaaatcagtctaaattcaataaaatcaaatccaaattcaattcaaatttgataAGATTATAACCAACTAGAGAGAATGAAGAGTGAGTTCAGAATGCCAAGTACTTTAGTAGTGTCATGGtgccttccttttcttttttagcaTACCCTGATGAAGAcgatgatgattttttttttcttttagttttggttttttagttttttattttacttttagctttaaatcttaaaaagaaaaaaaaagcttctTGTAACTAATCTACGTGGCGCCATATGATTGGATTAGTGGGACAAAAAATATAGACGATACTTTAACGGAAGGATTAAATTAACATACGGTATTGAAAGTTATGGACCAAATTTATCAATTTTTGAAACTCatggaccaaaatgaggagtttgatCAATGTCAAGGACCATTTGCAATTAAAATCCGTATTTTGTGTAGTCCACATGTCACTATTTGATTGGATTTGTGAGTCCCACATACAAACTACAGAATTGTcggaatgaccaaattgatgtgcGTTAGTGAATGTCAGGgacgacattgattgatttttaaaatgaatgaccaaaataatgagtttgatcaatctcatggaccatttctaATAAAAATCTTTTAGAAAATGAACCAGCTAATAGTGAAATTACCATAATCTACTATTTCTAGAGCAGGAATGAATCAGACCCTATCTTTTTCCGTTTTGGGGTGTCACTATCCAagtagttttttattattatttgacTAAAGATACGAGGTTTATTATATATAGACACAACACAAGGAGTGAAGAACTCCAACGAAGTTTTTGTTTTACTGTTTAACAGATATTATTCATGATATTTGAATTTAGGACGTAATCTCAAAAACGTAAACTCCGATGTTGTTTGTAACTTCCAAGTAACACAAGTTTTCATCGCTGCAACTTAGTACTTAACCTTTGAGTTGTCCATTTCGTTGGCGCGCGCACCCACACGTGCATTTTCTCGAACAAAAAGTGTGTTTAAACACCACCACATATTGACATGAGAGAAGAAGGCCTTGGGTTGTGTTGTCTGTTGTGGTccatttcttcattcattcagATTTAATGTTGTGTTTTGACCTTTCAGCTCCTGCCACTCCCTCTTTTATTGATTGTAACCATAAATTCCAAGTCTCATTAATGTGGAAGGTTTTTTTTGGTGGAACTAATCCAATAATGTTGATGCTGACACACTAAAACTATATTCAattggagaaattaggttctcatccttcctTTTGCTACTTCTTTGATCAAAACCTtattccttttcattttttgaccaaggtccttggtattaataacatcattaattatttcaataataaaatattttttatttctaaatatattcacttaatgttaaaaatgttaccattagtatatttaatatttatggctaaattttttatcatatatttttatatttagtttgtaccattttttaatttatctttttttaatttgtaccaattttcttttcagttttaatttgtactcatatattaattttttttgtgcccatattttataaagttttatttgtatttgtacccatatttttttatttatttaatttgtacccattttttattttgctaaatgtacccatgctaattatatgtaccattcatgtaatttttttcaaatttttaatcttaaaatgtactcattattaaatataccaatttgttatatgtaaaatgtgcctttttctatataaaatatattcaatttttttctaatccatttttaaacttatatgggtacattcttttttatttgatttgagaatgtatccatgttaagtttaatcgaagaaatttactcaTTTTATTTAGCctaatgtcttttttttttctttttttttgtgattttgaagaatgtacccatgttttgatacactAATttgttggttaatttttttatgaatgtacccatgtttatacacacacacaataatatatttatattttaatatttttaatcccacaaattatggtttttttatttaaaatctcattaatacaaacaactataaatttcaatttttaatttttaaaaaatatagtaacgtacatagaaataaattatcacattaatttcagggacttggatcaaaaattgaaaaccaacaaggttttagtcaaataatattcatagttagggaccgcatccaaagtctccctattCAATTCTTCATGAATAGTTCTTTGTTCATGCGACCGGATCTAGTCAATCAGATTAGAATCGGAGATATTGAACTCGAGTTTGTGAGAAACTCTCGCAGCCACCCTAGCTTTTTAATTTAAGCCCATATGAATTTGGCATGTCGTCTCCTTCATTTTTCTAAGATCATAGCGTAACCCAGATCTTTTTCTTTGCCTTTTATCCCCATTGATGTTGTTAATTTCTGATGTGAATTCGGCAAGTCatctccttcatttttttttaagatcatACAGTCTCAGGATCTTTTTCTTTGCCTTTTATCCCCTGAACAGAATATGCAAGGGCCCTTTTTttaggaactttaacaaaaagctctcGGTAcggttcattttaacgaaaaaccacatttttatactaaaaagtcaatcctgatactatttattttaccatttattttgtccttatcattaaaacttaaaattttcaaatcatttttatttttatttcttttctttttttggtggggggggggggcttgTCCGGAAGCCTGTTTGATTTGATGATAACTTTGATGAGGGCTTATTAACTTTCTTTATTTGATGATAACTTTGATGAGGGCTTGTTAACTTTTTGATGCGCGCGCGCGTGTGAATACTTGAATTTTCTATGtggggaaaaaaagaaaaaaaaatactcatcTTTTCCCATTTGAAAGTAATCTATAAAATCAACGATTCATTTGAAAATCAATTCTACAAAAATTGTTCAAATTCGgaattatttaatcatctaaatattttaaataagtGGATGACACTTATACTGTTAATTTGTTCTATACAtttgaataattaaataatttgtcaattgaaataattttttgtcaaaatgcaTTACTCATAAGGGGGAATGAGCTTATCCCTTAAGAGGGAATGCAAGTACTATCCACGAACTAATTCAATGTGTTTTTAAGTTGCATTCGATACAAGATTTTATGGATCACCAAATAATTGTTTAAGAGTAATGagactaatttttttataaaccaaatgatgtggttgtagatgattTGATAGTGTCGATTAACGTGTTTGTTTCTTATTAgtaacacatcatttggtttacaaatttagtctctctagcaaTTCCTGACATTCGTCAAATTGTTTAGTCATTCATATGCATAAAACAAATAGACGGTTCATCATGAGGATACTACCCACTCgtttgaatgtgcttttaaaatgactaaaagtgcttttagagaaaatgtttttgggttccaaaagtactttgaagtgttttctacaagaaacaccagttatgtgcttattaaaaaaaaaacactttaagtgtttttccaagATTTACTGACATTTTGCCTAAGGATTGTTTCCAAAAACATATTTACCAAAAGtacttttagtcattttaaaaacacatacaAACGAGCTCTACTTGTTACCAAAATTGTTGATTGGTTTGACACGTATGGATAACTAAATGGTCTTTCAATTGAATGATTTTGCATATATGATCTTTAAATgatgataaagagaatgaaAAATTGCAATTATAATGTTTGTACGGTAAAAATATGTTAATCATAAATGAGGGATAATTAGGTTTCCCATAGAGAGAATACAAGCATTATcttctttttaatttctaataatTTTAGAAACTCTGCATGAGTTTTACGTTGTAGTTCGTATTTATGTAAGTTTTGTGGTCTCCTTTGAAACAATGGGCATTCACGCCATTCTCCAAGCATCCTATGTGAAACTAAAAAACAGAAGCTCAGTTGGCCAATAATCAAGTGAGTCCATCAACTCATGAGTttaattagttttatttttatttattaataaatCCAATAGAAACTCTCCCATATCATATACTCTTCCAACTCTGACGTATATTATAGTGCTATTTCACCACTTACCTATCCTATTTTCCTACCACATTGTAAAGAGAACAATGTAGACAAAACTACGAGGCATCGACGAATTAGGCGAGTCAAACTACACTAGTTTAAGATTTGGATTACTACTATAGTCTTACTTTTCTCACTTATAATCTcaacaagttgaatatcagaataTGCAACGAACTAACTGAATATAAAAAAACTTTATTAAATAAAGAAATATGAAATTGCCAAGAAGGCTACATGAACAGTGAtacaaaaaaaccaaacaataagtaaacctaaataataatatttttcaacaCAACATGCGTTATCGTGGTTATGTATTTGCACTTCCCCTTCCTCGAGCTAGAAGGGGTTTTTCAATTATCAAATATTACGCATGCCTTGTTATCAGATTTCATATGACGCACGCATTCAAACTAATTACAATTCTACTCTACAATAGTGTAGATAAACAATCTACGAACAACATTTTTAACAATCTAAAAGAACATCTTTAAAGGAGatctcaaattttaaacatactTAAACTTAAAATTTATGTGGCAGTTTCatctttgttttttaattttattctccaCCGAATATGTTAAAtttaaacaattatttattacatattttgacacatcccgacccggaatgtccactaggactccgaatcgagctgtgctggcaactccgaagttaagcaagttcggaTGAGAtcattcctaggatgggtgacccactgggaagttctcgtatgagttcctagaaacaaatctgtgaggg carries:
- the LOC103445809 gene encoding nucleolar complex-associated protein 3 isoform X2, which gives rise to MGAKRRQKQKIILPPDLPPEVSEDEIEISDEDKDFVDKNKEYAGFLSTLDTQSITKHVTRVADVKEDALEAFYEKRLKRKSLQKEKEEDTELQVDRVDALPVKTLDGQLYYRTAKTPKLSENDPNEEETSGTADKGIVKLTKAERRAKLKKSKKEAKKQGKNAEPEVEQTLQEAVLAEVKQDLTAEEAFESKKNKLAELGMALLSDPESNIKSLKEVLQMCKDNNHAIVKLGLLSLLAVFKDIIPGYRIRLPTEKELEMKVSKDVKKMRLYESTLLSVYKAYLQKLAALEKQPSFQHVAFRCICTLLEAAPHFNFRESLLGVVIRNIGSPDDVVRKLCCSTVKSLFTNEGKHNGEATVEAVRLIANHVKAQNCQMHPDSLEVFLSLSFDEDLGRAARDEKFKPQSKKSKKKKHYEEARQQKENEKKRSRQELLAKTREEVVADYKAVAFAPDVMERRGMQTETLSAVFEIYFRILKHTMQSAARSEANVGSSTSTPEPHPLLAPFLKGLGKFSHLIDLDFMGDLINYLKKLASAGGDSENTSKCLTVSERLCCCIVAFKVMRSNLDALNVDLQDFFVQLYNIILEYRPGRDQGEVLAEALKMMLCDDRQHDMQKAAAFVKRLATFSLCSGSAESMAALVTLKHLLLKNVKCRNLLENDAGGGSVSGSVAKYHPDASDPNLSGALASVLWELNLLAQHYHPAISNMASSISTMNTAHNQVYLSTISPQQAFMDYSLERPESFNPPNDIKKSTNKRKRGSGSSLLAGIEPSADTSPIDEDDVRKKLSAHFTLLRDIKENQSLRAELDSTTSSIQLYEEYKHQKKTKKPKTNIRKTSLTVK
- the LOC103445809 gene encoding nucleolar complex-associated protein 3 isoform X1, which produces MGAKRRQKQKIILPPDLPPEVSEDEIEISDEDKDFVDKNKEYAGFLSTLDTQSITKHVTRVADVKEDALEAFYEKRLKRKSLQKEKEEDTELQVDRVDALPVKTLDGQLYYRTAAKTPKLSENDPNEEETSGTADKGIVKLTKAERRAKLKKSKKEAKKQGKNAEPEVEQTLQEAVLAEVKQDLTAEEAFESKKNKLAELGMALLSDPESNIKSLKEVLQMCKDNNHAIVKLGLLSLLAVFKDIIPGYRIRLPTEKELEMKVSKDVKKMRLYESTLLSVYKAYLQKLAALEKQPSFQHVAFRCICTLLEAAPHFNFRESLLGVVIRNIGSPDDVVRKLCCSTVKSLFTNEGKHNGEATVEAVRLIANHVKAQNCQMHPDSLEVFLSLSFDEDLGRAARDEKFKPQSKKSKKKKHYEEARQQKENEKKRSRQELLAKTREEVVADYKAVAFAPDVMERRGMQTETLSAVFEIYFRILKHTMQSAARSEANVGSSTSTPEPHPLLAPFLKGLGKFSHLIDLDFMGDLINYLKKLASAGGDSENTSKCLTVSERLCCCIVAFKVMRSNLDALNVDLQDFFVQLYNIILEYRPGRDQGEVLAEALKMMLCDDRQHDMQKAAAFVKRLATFSLCSGSAESMAALVTLKHLLLKNVKCRNLLENDAGGGSVSGSVAKYHPDASDPNLSGALASVLWELNLLAQHYHPAISNMASSISTMNTAHNQVYLSTISPQQAFMDYSLERPESFNPPNDIKKSTNKRKRGSGSSLLAGIEPSADTSPIDEDDVRKKLSAHFTLLRDIKENQSLRAELDSTTSSIQLYEEYKHQKKTKKPKTNIRKTSLTVK